TGAGTGGGGCGCAACGCTTCATCACCTGTCGAAGTGCCATTCAGGCGATTACGGATTTGCTGGAGCTGCTGAGAAGCGGAATACATCGCATTTTGCACGCGCTCCGGCTGCGTCTGCAGGGAGACTAACTGGCTGTTATAAGTTGCCAGATCGTTCTGTGCATTTTGTAGATCGTCCAGCGTCTGAGAAACGCGCGATTCCAGCTGACGCAGTGACAAGGAACTCAACGTTTTTCGCGTCGCCTCATCATCAGTAGCATCGCTCAATGCATTCAGGCTATCGATGGCCTGATTCATTTTCGCAGGAGCCTGAGCGACCTGCTGACGCAGTTGGGCCGTTTCCGACTTTATGCGTTCAATTTTATCGAGAGTTTCCAGTGTCTGAGTCAGGTCCTGCTGAACCAGCTTATCCTGAGGTGTCAGCTCTTTTTGCTTATTCAGCGTGTTGAGTTGGCTTTGGACTTCGGCACGTTCAGGTAAATCAGCCGCTAGCGCCTGGTTGACGCTGATACAGCCGACGAAAAAAATCAGGGTAAAAATAAAAGCGGATATGGCATTTCGCCAACGGATAGTATGCAGCATAGTGTTAACATGAGTGGTTGCAAAAGCCGGAGAATACCGGGGATCGTCGCAGCGCGAAGGATAGCACTTATGACATCGCGCGAATAGCGTCGAAAAGCAGGAAATATTGGCTATTTCTCTGCTGACGCGCTTAAGCTTCGATTCCTTCTGGAGCCCGTAGAGAAGGGCAGAATTGATACATTTCGAGCAGCGTCGCGACGTACTCTCGCGCATCTTTTTGCAGATCAAAGGCATTCGGTGCCAGTAACCAATTTTCCATCAGGCCGGAAAGATAGCTGCGCATCAAAATGGCTGCGCGACGGGTAAGCAAATTGGCAGGCAGCATTTTCGCTGCAATGCAGTCTTGCAACGTTTGTTCGATACGATCGTAGCTCTCCAGACAAATGCTACGCTGTGCTTGTTGAAGTGTGACCATTTCACCTACGAATTCACATTTATGGAAGATGATCTCCATCATCAACCGCCTGCGTTTGTCTGTCACTGTTGCTTCAAGAACATAGACTAAGATCTCACGCACAACTGACAGTGGATCGTTAGGGAATTTTGCCCGATACTCAACTTCGAGGTCACTAATACTGGCTTCAGAAAGTACCCATATTTCATTAAATAAATCTGATTTATTTTTGAAATGCCAGTAGATAGCCCCTCTCGTCACGCCAGCGGCTTTTGCAATTGCCGCCAACGAGGTGGATGATACGCCCTGCTGCGAAAACAAACGCAGAGCAACATCCAGAATATGTTGCCGGGTCTCAAGCGCCTGTTGTTTGGTTTTTCGTGCCATAGGTCGATGAGTTTACAGAGGTTACGTTTACATACATTTGTGAATGTATGTACCATAGCATGACCATAATAGAAACACAGCAGTGGGTTTGTGGTCGATTGAGCCACTGAACAATTTGAAATTGGACACTCGAGGTTTACATATGAACAAAAACAGAGGGTTAACGCCTCTGGCGGTCGTTCTGATGCTCTCAGGCAGCTTAGCGCTAACAGGATGTGACGACAAACCGGCTCAGCAAGGGGCCCAACAAATGCCGGAAGTCGGTATTGTGACGCTCAAATCCGCTCCGCTACAAATCACAACTGAA
This Klebsiella sp. RHBSTW-00484 DNA region includes the following protein-coding sequences:
- the acrR gene encoding multidrug efflux transporter transcriptional repressor AcrR, with the translated sequence MARKTKQQALETRQHILDVALRLFSQQGVSSTSLAAIAKAAGVTRGAIYWHFKNKSDLFNEIWVLSEASISDLEVEYRAKFPNDPLSVVREILVYVLEATVTDKRRRLMMEIIFHKCEFVGEMVTLQQAQRSICLESYDRIEQTLQDCIAAKMLPANLLTRRAAILMRSYLSGLMENWLLAPNAFDLQKDAREYVATLLEMYQFCPSLRAPEGIEA